From Bacillus pumilus, one genomic window encodes:
- a CDS encoding cysteine desulfurase: MNIKDVREQFPILHQQVNGHDLVYLDSAATSQKPRVVIDAMNEYYRSYNSNVHRGVHTLGTKATDAYEGAREKVRAFIRASSVQEIIFTRGTTTALNTVAISYARANLKEGDEIVITHMEHHANIIPWQQAAKATGATLKYIPLQEDGTLSLEDVKQTVTHQTKIVAVTHVSNVLGTINPIKEIAKIAHDHGAIIVVDGAQSTPHMQIDVQDLDCDFFAFSGHKMCGPTGIGVLYGKKDLLNNMEPAEFGGEMIDFVDLYDSTWKELPWKFEAGTPIIAGAVGLGKAIDFLNDIGMEEVSRYEHQLATYALERFKEFDGATVYGPQHRAGLVTFNLDDVHPHDASTVLDTEGVAIRAGHHCAQPLMKWLGVSATARASFYLYNTEEEIDELIAALRKTKEYFTNVF; encoded by the coding sequence ATGAATATCAAAGACGTTCGTGAGCAGTTTCCAATCCTTCATCAGCAAGTGAACGGACATGATTTGGTGTATTTGGACAGTGCAGCGACTTCTCAAAAACCAAGAGTGGTCATTGATGCAATGAATGAGTATTACCGGTCTTACAACTCGAACGTCCACAGGGGTGTTCATACCCTTGGCACAAAAGCAACGGACGCATACGAGGGTGCGAGAGAGAAAGTTCGTGCATTCATCCGTGCTTCATCTGTCCAGGAGATTATTTTTACTAGAGGCACAACAACTGCACTGAATACAGTGGCGATCAGCTATGCAAGAGCAAACCTCAAAGAAGGCGATGAGATTGTCATTACGCACATGGAGCATCATGCGAATATCATCCCTTGGCAGCAAGCAGCAAAAGCAACTGGCGCCACATTGAAATACATTCCGTTACAGGAAGACGGCACGCTATCGCTTGAAGATGTGAAGCAAACGGTCACACATCAAACGAAAATCGTCGCTGTCACACACGTCTCAAACGTATTAGGAACCATCAACCCGATTAAAGAAATCGCCAAAATTGCCCACGATCATGGGGCAATCATTGTCGTCGATGGTGCGCAAAGCACGCCGCACATGCAAATTGATGTTCAGGATCTAGATTGTGACTTTTTCGCATTCTCTGGGCATAAAATGTGTGGACCGACTGGCATCGGTGTACTTTACGGGAAGAAGGACCTTTTGAATAATATGGAGCCTGCTGAGTTTGGCGGTGAAATGATCGACTTTGTGGATCTGTATGATTCTACTTGGAAAGAGCTGCCGTGGAAATTTGAAGCGGGAACACCGATTATTGCCGGAGCAGTTGGACTAGGAAAAGCGATTGATTTCTTAAATGACATTGGTATGGAAGAAGTCAGCCGTTACGAGCATCAGCTTGCCACTTATGCGCTTGAGCGCTTTAAGGAGTTTGATGGTGCGACTGTTTATGGACCGCAGCACCGAGCTGGACTTGTGACGTTTAACTTAGACGACGTCCATCCACATGATGCGTCAACTGTTCTGGATACGGAAGGTGTCGCCATTCGTGCTGGACACCACTGTGCACAGCCGCTCATGAAATGGCTTGGTGTATCAGCAACTGCAAGAGCAAGCTTCTATCTGTACAATACAGAAGAAGAGATTGACGAGCTCATCGCAGCGCTCCGTAAGACAAAGGAGTATTTTACGAATGTCTTTTAA
- the sufU gene encoding Fe-S cluster assembly sulfur transfer protein SufU, translated as MSFNVNLDTLYRQVIMDHYKNPRNKGVLNDSIVVDMNNPTCGDRIRLTMKIEDEKVIDAKFEGEGCSISMASASMMTQAIKGKDIETALKMSQIFSDMMLGKEYDDSIDLGDIEALQGVAKFPARIKCATLSWKALEKGASAEDNGKS; from the coding sequence ATGTCTTTTAATGTAAACTTAGACACACTGTACAGACAAGTGATTATGGATCATTATAAAAATCCGAGAAACAAAGGTGTGTTAAACGACAGCATTGTCGTCGATATGAACAACCCAACGTGTGGTGACCGCATTCGTCTCACGATGAAAATCGAAGACGAAAAAGTCATTGATGCGAAATTTGAAGGAGAAGGATGCTCTATTTCGATGGCATCTGCCTCTATGATGACGCAGGCAATTAAAGGGAAAGATATTGAAACAGCTTTGAAAATGTCTCAGATTTTCTCCGATATGATGCTAGGAAAAGAATACGACGATTCCATTGATCTTGGTGACATTGAGGCGCTGCAGGGAGTGGCAAAATTCCCAGCCCGCATCAAATGTGCAACATTATCCTGGAAGGCGCTTGAAAAAGGCGCATCTGCCGAAGATAACGGCAAATCATAA